In Desulfovibrio desulfuricans DSM 642, the sequence ATCCTGCGGCGCGCCGCCGGGCCAGCGGGAGAGCACATGCACGTTGGCGATGGTGCCGTAGGGCGTATCAACAGTTTCAAATTGTAGGGCGGTACCCATATCATAGACTCCTTGGAGCTGTAACACGTGAAATGCTCGCTCGCGTCAGGCAAAGCCTCTCAGCTCGCATTTCGTGGCAAGGATTTTTCTGAAAATCCTTGCAGAGCAGTTAACCCAGTTCATCCGTGAACTGCTCTAACGTCCATTTGGCGCGGATTCGCCGCAAAGCGCATGCGAAATACGGGCTCGGACAGTTCCGTCTTCCTGTCGGGTGAGGGCGCATGTCAGGCGCTGCTGGCGCATGTGCTCCTCAAGCCAGGGGGGCATGTGCCCGCAGATGAGTTCCAGTTCCACAAAGGGCGTTGACGCAAAAAAGGGGCGCAAGGCTTTTTTTGACGTAATTTCCGGGTGTGCTGCCTGCACTTCCATAAGATTTATGCTGTATACACCGGGTGTATCTGTGGGCGTGGGCGCGGTGGGAACCTGCGCCTCCCCTTGGGCGGAAGCCAGAATCTCGCTGGCCAGGGCATCCAGAATATCGGGCGAGAATGCGTCCAGCTCGCACAGGCAAAAGCCCATGCGGCTCAGTTCATTGTAGGCAAGGCCGGAAATACTGGCCCCGGCTATGGCAGCCTCTGCAGGCAGCAGAAGGGCCAGCTGACGCAGCCGGTCGCGTATCTGGGGCAGGGTGGCACAGCCTTCAAGAGAAAAAGGCACAGGATCACAGGCATGCCAGCCCTTGCCCGTGCTCCAGTCGCGCTGCCAGACGGAAAGGTGGGTGCAGTTTTCCATGGCGGTGATTGAATTATCTGTATTTTCCAGCACGGCAATGCAGTCGCATTTCATGGCAATCTCCATATGCTTGGGGCAGGTGTCCGTGAGTATACTGGCGCAAAAGGCTCTTGTGTCTCTACAAGCCAAAAGGACGTGTGCCGTAGCTGTACCCCAAATGCTTGCCCCAGCCGTTCATGGATTTTTGCGGTAAAAGTGTGGCCGCAAGGCGCTCCAGCTCAAGAGCTTTGCGCGCATCCACCGCGCAGGAGGTATTGCCAAGCCGCGCGGCCGCCGCCGTAAAGGTGGCAAGCCCGCAGTTGCCCGCCCGTTCGCCAATGCCCCACAGCGTGGTATTGACGTAGCGCGCCCCGGCGTTCACAGCCATGAGCGAATTGGCAACAGCCATGCCAAAGTCGTTGTGCGCGTGGATTTCCACATCCACGCCTGCTTCGCGCAGCATGCGCACGGCCCGCCAGACCTTGTCTGGCGTGTAACAGCCCACGGTATCGCTGAGCCGCACCCGCACCACGCCGCACTGACGCGCGGCCCTCGCCGCATCGCGCAACTGGTCGGGCGAGGCGTGGGAGGAATCTTCAAAACCAACTGTCACTTCCGCACCACGGCTTGCGGCGAGTGCCGCGCACTTGGCAAGGGAGGCCATTACCTCGGCGCGGGTTGTTTTGAGTTTGTCCTTGATCTGCCGGTCAGAAACCGGGCAACACAGATGAATGATATGCGGAGAGCAGTCAAAGGAGTGGCGCACGTCGCTTTCGCGCAGGCGGTTCCAGGTGGAAACGCGGGCGTTGGAACAGGCCTCGCGGATGGAGCGGATGGTGGCCTTTTCGTTTTCGCCCATGGCGGGGACGCCCGCCTCGATCTGGTCCACGCCAGCTTCGTCCATCATGGCGGCAAGGCGGATTTTCAGGGCAGGGGGGAATGCAAAGCCGGGAGCCTGCTCGCCGTCGCGCAGGGTGGTATCGACAATAATGATCTCAGGCATGGCCCACCTCCACAGAAACCGTTGTGCCCGAAAGACCGCAACAGTCCGTTCGGGCAGAAGACAAGGATTCGGGGGGATGGCATGCGTGACACAGGTCGAGAAACTGGGCATCGGTCAGGCTGCATTGCTGGCGCTCGGCAAGCTGCTGAACCAGTTCCAGCATATGTTCTTCCTCCGTGCGCGGCAAGTTCAAACCAAGCTGGCGGGCCTTGATGCGCAACGAAACGTGCCCTGAGTGCTTGCCCACCACTATCTGGCGTTCAAGCCCCACAGTAGCTGGAGCATATGGTTCGTAAAGAAAGGGCTTTTTGACAATGCCGTCCACATGGATGCCGGATTCAACAGCAAAAATATCCGTGCCCAGCACGGCCTTGTGGTGGGAAACTTCCAGGCCCGCCTCCCTGAGCAGGGCGGTTGCTTCGGGCAGTTTGTCCAGATGCGTCAGGCCTGTCTCCAGACCCTGAGCATACAGGCTCAGGGCCACTTCTTCCAGCGCAGGCCCGGCATCTGGGCCGTACAGGGCAGAGCCGCCAATGCAGCCTGCCACACGGGGGCCGCCCTTGAGCAGCCACAGCACGGCAAGAGCCGTGGCGCAGCCCGCATGATCGCCGGGGCAGAACTCCACCGTATCCTTGATGGCGGCAAAGCGCGGCCAGAATTCCGTTTCAAAGGTATAAAGAGCGTCACAGCAACCGCTCAGGCGCGCCCAGGGGCCGTTAAGGATCGGGCGTTTGCCCGTGCGGCGGGCCTTGACGCTGGCTGCTGTAAATTGAAGGTCTGGGGGAATTTCGACCACAAAACCCATGTGGTGCATGAGGTCGATCCATTCCCCGGCCCAGAGCGCAAATGCGTCTGCGGTCTGCCTTTCCTCTAGCGAGT encodes:
- a CDS encoding Fe-only nitrogenase accessory AnfO family protein, with the protein product MKCDCIAVLENTDNSITAMENCTHLSVWQRDWSTGKGWHACDPVPFSLEGCATLPQIRDRLRQLALLLPAEAAIAGASISGLAYNELSRMGFCLCELDAFSPDILDALASEILASAQGEAQVPTAPTPTDTPGVYSINLMEVQAAHPEITSKKALRPFFASTPFVELELICGHMPPWLEEHMRQQRLTCALTRQEDGTVRARISHALCGESAPNGR
- a CDS encoding homocitrate synthase, whose translation is MPEIIIVDTTLRDGEQAPGFAFPPALKIRLAAMMDEAGVDQIEAGVPAMGENEKATIRSIREACSNARVSTWNRLRESDVRHSFDCSPHIIHLCCPVSDRQIKDKLKTTRAEVMASLAKCAALAASRGAEVTVGFEDSSHASPDQLRDAARAARQCGVVRVRLSDTVGCYTPDKVWRAVRMLREAGVDVEIHAHNDFGMAVANSLMAVNAGARYVNTTLWGIGERAGNCGLATFTAAAARLGNTSCAVDARKALELERLAATLLPQKSMNGWGKHLGYSYGTRPFGL
- a CDS encoding homocitrate synthase/isopropylmalate synthase family protein; translation: MPQLVDRTLCLLYRVLPAAHSLEERQTADAFALWAGEWIDLMHHMGFVVEIPPDLQFTAASVKARRTGKRPILNGPWARLSGCCDALYTFETEFWPRFAAIKDTVEFCPGDHAGCATALAVLWLLKGGPRVAGCIGGSALYGPDAGPALEEVALSLYAQGLETGLTHLDKLPEATALLREAGLEVSHHKAVLGTDIFAVESGIHVDGIVKKPFLYEPYAPATVGLERQIVVGKHSGHVSLRIKARQLGLNLPRTEEEHMLELVQQLAERQQCSLTDAQFLDLCHACHPPESLSSARTDCCGLSGTTVSVEVGHA